The Janthinobacterium tructae genome contains the following window.
GCTTCCAGGAAACCGGCCAGCGGACTGAAGCGCTGCGATGGCGAATTTTTATGCATGGCCAGCAGCACCTGCTCGCCCTTGCGGATGAGCACCATCATGGCGGGCGAAATGCGCGGGTACGCGAGCATGCCGCAGGCGGCGCACGTAAAGCAGCGTTCGCCGCGCGTGCGCTGCATGGGCGTGGCACACACGCCGCAATGGCGGTGCGTGCGCGCCCATTCGGCCAGCTGCACGGCACGGCTGGCCAGGCCCAGGAAGTCATCGTCGATGGCGTTGAACAGCGAACGCATGCCGTGATACGCCAAGCCGCTATCGGCGGGCAACAACTCCGCATCCGTCCAGACCGTCTGGCAATAGCGGCCCTGCCACCAGCCCACGGGCTGGGCGCGGCTCAGGTCGATATCGAGCGCGGCCGCCTCGGCGGCAGTGGGCAGGGTCAGCCCGGGCATACGCAACAGCAGGCGCCCGCGGTGAAAGACGAATGTCAGCGTCTCGGTGGCGGCCGGGGCCGGTTCGGGCGTGTCGATCAGGGGGACGAAGGCAGGGGGAGTGTGCAGCATGTGCTGGGAAGAAATTTGTAAAGGTTGCTCATCATACTCCCGCTGCCAAACGCTTGCGCGCATAGCAGCGCCCGGGCTGCAAAGCAAGCATTCATGAGCCATGCGCGTGTTTTTTTTGCGCTAAGTCCAATCCGTTGCGTAAACGATACTGATAACGATTCTCATTTACGAAATAGCGCCCAGTTATTACAATACCGCCTATTCCGTCTCCATCGCCAGCCACTTGCCCGCGTGCCCAAGCACTGCGGCGCAGAGCCAGCCAGGAACCACTACCCTGACCTTATCGAGAGAGCAAGATGGCAATCAAGAGCCGCAAACACGCCCCAACCCGTTTCAACCAGCACATCGGCGCCGCCCTGGCCGTGATGCTGCTGCCCGTCGCCGCCCAGGCGGCCGACCCCGCCGGCCAAAGTGCCCCGGCATCGCAGCAAACCCTGAACGAAATCAAGGTCGTGGGCTCCAAGGAAAATGACTTCAAGGCCGAAAAAGCCTCGTCGCCGAAATACACGGAAGATCTCGTCAACACGGCGCAAACCATCGTCGTGATCAAGAAGGAATTGATCGAACAGCAAGGCGCGCTGACCCTGACGGACGCGCTGCGCAACACGCCTGGCGTCGGTACCTTCTTCCTCGGTGAAAACGGCAACACGAACACAGGCGACGCGGTCTACATGCGCGGCTTCGATGCCTCGGGCAGCATCTATGTCGATGGCGTGCGCGACGTGGGCTCCATCTCGCGCGACGTCTTCAACATCGAACAGATCGACGTGCTGAAAGGCCCGGCGGGCACCGACAGCGGCCGCGGTTCGCCCACCGGTTCGATCAACCTGGTCAGCAAGACGGCCACCATGGAAAACAAGTTCAATTCGCTGCTGACGGCCGGCAGCGGCAAGCAGAAACGCGCTACGGCCGACTGGAACCGCATCATCGACGCCGATTCCGGCACGGCTTTCCGCCTGAACCTGATGACGCAAGACAGCGGCAATCCGGCGCGCGACGAAGTCAAGAACAAGCGCTGGGCCTTCGCGCCTACCGTCACTTTCGGCATCGGCAAGCCGACGCGCATCACGGCCAGCTACCTGCACGTGGATCAAAATAACGTGCCCGACGGCTTCGTACCCACCATCGGCCTGCCCGGCTACAGCACGCCGGACAGTATCACGC
Protein-coding sequences here:
- the nudC gene encoding NAD(+) diphosphatase; its protein translation is MLHTPPAFVPLIDTPEPAPAATETLTFVFHRGRLLLRMPGLTLPTAAEAAALDIDLSRAQPVGWWQGRYCQTVWTDAELLPADSGLAYHGMRSLFNAIDDDFLGLASRAVQLAEWARTHRHCGVCATPMQRTRGERCFTCAACGMLAYPRISPAMMVLIRKGEQVLLAMHKNSPSQRFSPLAGFLEAGESIEEAVHREVMEEVGLRVHNLQYFMSQSWPFPHSLMIAFTADYLDGEIRLDENEIAEARWFGPGDAWPEASSSVSISALLVRAHRPPAVA